In the Calditerricola satsumensis genome, CACGGGCCGCCCGCGCGGCCGCGGATGCGGCGCTTGCGGCGCTGCGGGCGCGCGTGCAGGGCTCGGATCGGCCGCTTGCCTCGCGCGAACTCCTCCTGTGGGCCGTGTGTGGCGCGGGCAAGACGGAGATGGTCTACCCGGCGATGGCCGAGGTGCTGCGCGGCGGCGGGCGCGTGCTGGTGGCCACGCCGCGACGGGATGTCGTCCAGGAGCTCGTTCCCCGCCTGGCGCGCGACTTTGCCGGCGTGCGGGTGGTCGGCCAGTACGGGGGAAGCCCCGAGACGTGGGCGAGCGGCGACATCGTGGTGGCCACGACGCACCAGTGCCTGCGCTGGCGAGGCGCCTTTGCCCTGGTGATTGTCGACGAGGTGGACGCCTTCCCGTTTCACCGCGATCCCATGCTGCCGCGGGCCGTGGCCCAGGCCCTCGCCCCGGGCGGCTGCGTCCTGTACCTGAGCGCGACGCCGCCGCGCGACCTGCTTTTCCGCGTGCGGCGCGGAGAGGTGGCCGTGGTGCGCGTGCCCGTGCGCCATCACGGGCATCCCCTGCCCGAGCCCCAGCTCGTGCGCGCATCCCGGCTTTTGCCGCGGGTGCACGCCGGGCGCCCCGTTCCCGAGGTGCTCGTCCGCGTGGGCGCGACGCTGGCCGCCGGCCGGCGCCTCTTCTGCTTCGTGCCGCGCGTGGAGGACGTCCCCGGCGTGGTCGCGTATCTGCGCCGCTTCGCCGCCGAACGCAACTGGCCCGTCGCCCTGCCCCACGGGATTGACGGCACCCACGCCACCGATCCGCGGCGGGAGGCGGTGGTGCGCGCCTTTCGCGAGGGGACGGTGCGCGTCGTGGTGACGACGACGATTCTCGAGCGGGGCGTCACCGTGCCGCACGCCGATTGCCTCGTGCTGGGGGCGGACCACGCCGTCTTTGACGAGGCGGCCCTGGTGCAGATCGCCGGACGGGTGGGCCGCGCCGCCGACGATCCGACGGGGCGGGTGTGGTTTGTGGCCGAGCGGCCCACGGCGGCCCAGCGCCAGGCGCGCGCCCACATCCGCGAGATGAACCGCTTGGGACGGCGGTATCGGACGAAGACGTAAATCGGCGGCGCGCTTTTGTTGGCGCGGTTTTCCGGTTGTCCATGTGATGGCCAAGCCGGCTCCATTGCGATAGAATGGCGGTGAGGGTAAGGGTTGGAAGGTTTGACGGACGGGGATGGAAACCGTTCGGGCTGTGCGATGGGGAACATGCGCAAATCCAGGGCCGCGAAGGGTAAGGGTAAGCTCTTCGCAACGAATAGGGCCTAGGAACGGCTTCATTCCAAAAGGAATATTAAGAGAATGCGGTGATTGCCCAATGGAATTCGTGTTTACGGGCTATCATGCAACATCGCGGGACCGTGCGGAAGCAATCATGCGAAGGAATTTTAAAAAAAGCAAAAGTGGATGGCTTGGAGAAGGAGTATATTTTTTTGAGGATAATCCGAAACTAGCTGTGGAATGGGCGCGCTACAAATACCGCAATGATGAGAATGCGTTAAGTGCTGTTACCGTAATTCAAAGTGAAATCCGTTGCCATAAGGAGAAGATCCTTGATTTAACAAACCCTCAAAGTGAGGACGTTTCCGATTTTCACCGAGTTCGTCAAAACATTATTATTCATCTTAGGAAATTCGGGAAAAAAGACATTGATATTGAGGAAACAAGTTGGGCTTGTTTTGACGGAATGGCCATTGATTTGCTGCGTACAAAAAGAAATTTTTCATTGGTTCGCCATTATACATTTACGCCTACGTTGTTGGATCGTGCATCTCTTACGTACTCACGAGTTCCCAATGGCATAGAATTATGTGTGAAGGACTTGAGCTGCATCGTGTCGAAGTCATTGATGGAGAAGGTGGTTGAACGATGAAACGACACTGGGTTGATGAATGGTTTGACAGCTTGTCGGAGGAAGAATTTTATTCTCTTTTGGAACAAGTGGGATTCCCGCTCCGTGATGGGACAGGGAAAGTCCGGATTGGCGGTGTTGTGGTAACGGAAGAGGATCTCCCACCGATTTCAGAACCGACATATCTGATTCACGCTGAAATAAGGGTGAAGCAAGATTTTAC is a window encoding:
- a CDS encoding helicase-related protein, with protein sequence RAARAAADAALAALRARVQGSDRPLASRELLLWAVCGAGKTEMVYPAMAEVLRGGGRVLVATPRRDVVQELVPRLARDFAGVRVVGQYGGSPETWASGDIVVATTHQCLRWRGAFALVIVDEVDAFPFHRDPMLPRAVAQALAPGGCVLYLSATPPRDLLFRVRRGEVAVVRVPVRHHGHPLPEPQLVRASRLLPRVHAGRPVPEVLVRVGATLAAGRRLFCFVPRVEDVPGVVAYLRRFAAERNWPVALPHGIDGTHATDPRREAVVRAFREGTVRVVVTTTILERGVTVPHADCLVLGADHAVFDEAALVQIAGRVGRAADDPTGRVWFVAERPTAAQRQARAHIREMNRLGRRYRTKT